CGACCCGGTCACCCCCTTGGGATCTGGCCGGGACGACCCGGCGCCATTGCAAGGAGACAGGCCATGAGCCGGACCCCAGACCAGATCGCCGCCGACCGCGCCCGCTATGAGGAACACCAGCGCAAGGGCCTGCAAGGTGCGCCGCGCGCCTTGCCTGGGCCCAGCGCCATTCCCACTGCACCGATTGCCGACCCCATCCATGTCGAGACCATTCCGGGCGGCTGGTACTGGTCCACGGCGATGGAGGCGGGCGAGAGCCTGCGCATCGCCCAGGATCACGGTCCCTCGGCAATTGCCATGCTGGCCTGGAGTGCGATCGATCCGAGCGAGCGCCTCAACCTGCCCGACACCATCAAGGTGCAGTGGACCACCGCCATTGCCAAAGGCCGTGTGCTGTTCAGTGACATGGGCCGCGTGCTGCTGTCCGTCACCGAAGCGGCGTCATCGGCGCATGACGGGTTGGTGGGCGGTTCGACGGCGGCGTCCAATAGCCAGAAATATGGCGGCGATCATCGCAACAGCCGCGATAATTTCATCCTCGCCGCCGGCAAGCTCGGGCTCGACCGGCGCGATATTCCCTCAGCGCTCAACTTGTTTGCACCCGTACGAGTGGATGCCGATGGA
This sequence is a window from Devosia beringensis. Protein-coding genes within it:
- a CDS encoding urea amidolyase associated protein UAAP1, with the translated sequence MSRTPDQIAADRARYEEHQRKGLQGAPRALPGPSAIPTAPIADPIHVETIPGGWYWSTAMEAGESLRIAQDHGPSAIAMLAWSAIDPSERLNLPDTIKVQWTTAIAKGRVLFSDMGRVLLSVTEAASSAHDGLVGGSTAASNSQKYGGDHRNSRDNFILAAGKLGLDRRDIPSALNLFAPVRVDADGKFTWREELRVVGDYVELRAEMDLLLALSNCPHPLDPDAVYAPNPVTVTRFRAPIAEDDLCRTATAEAARGFENNASHLAGGH